One region of Salvia miltiorrhiza cultivar Shanhuang (shh) chromosome 3, IMPLAD_Smil_shh, whole genome shotgun sequence genomic DNA includes:
- the LOC131017480 gene encoding putative disease resistance protein At1g50180: MAAEAAISSAVELLGDLLIQKVKSLRGVEGKVEALKIELKRMQCFLKDANKKQFEDESVCNWISEIRELAQDAQDTIEMFLLNVESAKNWGLFKRCTSSPKRMYHLDKIGDEIESIRATLDAIDKSRERYGIKDLGEAAESASRWEVELRRRLCPWQKDEHLVGVEDDVKKLLQESILCEEKKGLSIAVLEGMGGIGKSTVAREIYNHPDVVAGPFDCRGWVVVSSEFTPHETIKQLIFDLPGSEKQKLRELEESMKDKLYLLQKLKEMLHMQLEGKSYFIVLDDVWEKEHLESFIAAFPSQQGKFSCTSRGTYMRPSLGKFVPIDPIGPV; this comes from the exons ATGGCAGCGGAAGCAGCAATCTCATCTGCAGTCGAACTGCTCGGCGATCTGCTCATCCAGAAGGTTAAATCCCTGCGAGGTGTCGAGGGAAAGGTGGAGGCGCTGAAAATCGAGCTCAAGAGGATGCAATGCTTTCTCAAAGACGCCAACAAAAAGCAATTTGAAGATGAGAGCGTGTGTAATTGGATCTCGGAGATTAGAGAGTTGGCTCAAGATGCCCAAGATACGATCGAGATGTTCCTTCTCAACGTTGAGAGTGCCAAGAATTGGGGGCTCTTCAAAAGATGTACAAGCTCCCCTAAGCGTATGTACCACCTCGACAAAATTGGAGATGAGATTGAGTCGATCCGAGCTACGCTTGATGCCATTGACAAAAGCCGTGAGAGGTACGGCATCAAGGATCTCGGAGAGGCAGCCGAATCGGCATCGAGATGGGAAGTCGAATTGCGGCGAAGGTTGTGTCCTTGGCAAAAGGACGAACATCTGGTGGGCGTTGAAGATGATGTGAAAAAGCTGCTGCAAGAATCGATTCTGTGTGAGGAGAAGAAAGGGCTTTCCATTGCGGTGTTAGAGGGCATGGGCGGGATCGGGAAATCCACAGTTGCCCGGGAAATATACAACCACCCCGACGTCGTTGCTGGTCCATTCGACTGCCGTGGTTGGGTTGTGGTGTCGAGTGAATTTACGCCACACGAGACGATCAAGCAGCTTATCTTCGACCTGCCAGGCTCTGAGAAGCAAAAACTGCGTGAATTGGAGGAGTCAATGAAGGACAAGCTATATCTACTACAAAAGCTTAAAGAAATGCTTCATATGCAATTGGAGGGCAAATCATATTTCATAGTTCTCGATGATGTTTGGGAGAAGGAACATTTAGAATCTTTCATCGCTGCTTTCCCAAGTCAACAAG GCAAATTCTCATGTACATCACGCGGTACGTACATGCGGCCCAGTCTGGGCAAGTTCGTTCCGATTGACCCGATCGGCCCggtttga
- the LOC131017481 gene encoding disease resistance protein RPP8-like, translating into MAAEAAISSLVELLRNLLIQKVKFLRGVEGKVELLREELKRMQSFLKDANKKQFEEERVRNWISGIRELAQDAEDTIEIFLLNIESAKNWGLLKRCTSSPKRMYHLDKIGDEIESIRDRLDAIDKSRERYGIKDLGEAAESASRWEVESRRRLCPWQKDEHLVGVKDDVEKLLHESILCEEKKGLCIAVLEGMGGIGKSTLAREIYNHPDVVAGPFDRRGWVVVSSEFTPQETIKQLIFELLGSDKQKVRELEESTKDKQYLLQKLKEMLHKQLEGKSYFIVLDDVWEKEHLESLITAFPNQQDKSSRLLVTTRNKIITKYDQYVHKMSPLDSEKSWELLLKKAFIGNTIGKCPEEFESVGNQILEKCHGLPLAISVVGGLLMETKTKSGWEQVLNQINSNLGRTESGVSTILELSYQNLSPQLKSCFLCLAFFKEDFTIRAKWLVKIWDAQGLIQKEESRSIDEIGRGYLNELINRSMLQIKDLNMNDQVKSCRLHDLVREVCLRKAEEEIGLEIVKGKKEISSESSYKPRHRVVYEENLETCSSNQNKHVRSLFLLNYHILTMRSHYMKSYQLLKTLELTCYLFKGLPNSIRLLIGLKCLRIYGAGKMMLPSWFDHLRNLEVLDMKLCFVYFPRLVSLKMDRLRYFSAYIERGPTNINMWKNIECLREIRHKDWMKCISTLTSSCHLRELGIQFHAKRTQCEELIKVRASLEKMQNLVILHLSGLQYVTDIALAVPQLTNLTKLKLYGKMSKCPTASMFPPNLSHLTLMFTGLDDDPMAELGKLPKLLFLKLQTHAYSGEMMLVLCDGFPCLEALVLRDLSGLKSVIIEEGGMPKLKHLRIVRCPMLKTGNLPQHINIVTE; encoded by the exons ATGGCAGCGGAAGCGGCAATCTCATCTTTGGTCGAACTACTGCGCAATCTGCTCATCCAGAAAGTTAAATTCCTGCGAGGCGTCGAGGGAAAGGTGGAGTTGCTGAGAGAGGAGCTGAAGAGGATGCAATCCTTTCTCAAAGACGCCAACAAAAAGCAATTTGAAGAGGAGAGGGTGCGTAATTGGATCTCGGGTATCAGAGAGTTGGCTCAAGATGCCGAAGATACCATCGAGATCTTCCTTCTCAACATTGAGAGTGCCAAGAATTGGGGGCTCCTCAAAAGATGTACAAGCTCTCCAAAGCGTATGTACCATCTCGACAAAATTGGAGATGAGATTGAGTCGATCCGAGATAGGCTTGATGCCATTGATAAAAGTCGCGAAAGGTATGGGATCAAGGATCTCGGAGAGGCAGCCGAGTCGGCATCGAGATGGGAAGTTGAATCGCGGCGGCGGTTGTGCCCTTGGCAAAAAGACGAACACCTTGTGGGCGTTAAAGATGATGTGGAAAAGCTGCTGCATGAATCGATTTTGTGTGAGGAGAAGAAAGGGCTTTGCATTGCGGTGTTAGAGGGCATGGGTGGGATCGGGAAATCCACACTTGCCCGGGAAATATACAACCACCCCGACGTCGTTGCTGGTCCATTCGACCGCCGTGGTTGGGTTGTGGTGTCGAGTGAATTTACACCACAAGAGACGATCAAGCAGCTTATCTTCGAGCTGTTGGGCTCTGACAAGCAAAAGGTGCGTGAATTGGAGGAGTCAACCAAGGACAAGCAGTATCTACTACAAAAGCTTAAAGAAATGCTTCATAAGCAATTGGAGGGCAAATCATATTTCATAGTTCTGGATGATGTTTGGGAGAAGGAACATTTGGAATCTCTCATCACTGCTTTCCCAAATCAACAAG ATAAATCAAGTAGATTATTGGTTACAACTCGCAACAAGATTATTACAAAGTATGATCAATACGTGCACAAGATGAGTCCCTTAGACTCCGAAAAGAGTTGGGAATTGTTGTTGAAGAAAGCATTCATTGGTAACACAATTGGCAAATGTCCAGAAGAATTCGAGAGTGTGGGCAATCAAATCTTGGAAAAATGCCATGGTCTACCATTAGCTATCAGTGTGGTAGGAGGCTTACTCATGGAAACTAAAACCAAGAGTGGCTGGGAACAAGTTCTTAACCAAATAAACTCTAACTTGGGAAGGACTGAAAGCGGCGTATCAACAATTTTGGAGTTGAGTTATCAGAATTTGTCTCCCCAATTAAAATCATGCTTCTTGTGCCTAGCCTTTTTCAAAGAAGACTTTACTATCCGAGCAAAATGGCTAGTAAAGATATGGGATGCACAAGGCTTGATCCAAAAGGAAGAAAGCAGAAGTATTGATGAGATAGGAAGAGGTTATTTAAATGAGCTGATCAATCGAAGCATGCTTCAAATTAAAGATCTAAACATGAATGATCAAGTCAAAAGTTGTCGCCTCCATGATCTTGTCCGCGAGGTATGCTTAAGAAAAGCAGAGGAGGAAATAGGTTTGGAGATAGTAAAGGGGAAAAAGGAAATTTCATCAGAATCATCGTATAAACCTCGCCATCGTGTTGTCTATGAAGAAAATCTTGAGACTTGCTCGTCGAATCAAAATAAGCATGTACGCTCTCTTTTCCTACTTAATTACCATATCCTTACCATGCGATCTCATTACATGAAGAGCTATCAACTCCTTAAGACACTCGAGCTTACCTGCTATCTCTTTAAAGGATTGCCCAACTCTATTCGGTTATTGATTGGATTGAAGTGCTTGAGAATATACGGAGCTGGAAAAATGATGCTCCCAAGCTGGTTTGATCATCTTAGAAACCTCGAGGTTCTTGACATGAAATTATGCTTCGTATATTTCCCAAGACTAGTTTCGTTGAAAATGGACAGGCTACGTTACTTCAGCGCATATATTGAACGTGGACCGACAAACATAAACATGTGGAAAAATATTGAGTGTTTGAGAGAAATACGGCACAAGGATTGGATGAAGTGCATATCAACTCTAACGAGTAGTTGCCATCTTCGTGAATTAGGCATACAGTTTCATGCAAAAAGGACACAGTGTGAAGAGTTGATCAAAGTAAGAGCTTCATTGGAGAAGATGCAGAATCTTGTCATACTTCACTTAAGTGGGCTTCAGTATGTTACTGACATAGCATTAGCTGTGCCGCAGCTCACCAATCTCACCAAACTTAAACTGTATGGTAAGATGTCCAAATGTCCAACTGCGAGTATGTTTCCTCCAAATCTCTCTCACCTCACGTTGATGTTTACCGGGTTAGATGATGATCCGATGGCAGAGCTGGGTAAGCTTCCAAAGCTGCTCTTCCTCAAGTTACAGACGCATGCTTACTCGGGTGAAATGATGCTAGTTTTGTGCGATGGGTTCCCCTGTCTCGAAGCCCTGGTCCTTCGAGATTTGTCTGGACTGAAGAGCGTCATCATAGAAGAAGGTGGAATGCCGAAGCTCAAACATCTCCGAATCGTTCGATGCCCCATGCTGAAGACTGGGAATCTACCGCAACACATCAACATAGTTACTGAATAA